In the genome of Oncorhynchus nerka isolate Pitt River linkage group LG27, Oner_Uvic_2.0, whole genome shotgun sequence, the window AACTTGGAGAGGGTGGGGGCTTTCAGGTTCCTTGGGGTATACTTTGACACTAGACTGACCTGGACAGAACACATTGAGGGAGTTGTGGGAAAGTATAAGAATGTGATGCGCTGTCTGACGGGAAAGGATTGGGGGGCATGGCGTTCCTCATTGACGACCATGTATGTTGATCTGCAATAGACTATGACAGTATAGTATATGGTTGGGCAGCCCGGACTTCATTGGAAAGGCTAGATGTCATACAGGGACAAGGACTCTGAATATGTAGAGGGGCGTTTCGGACGTCCCCAGTGGCTGCACTACATGTGGAGATGGGGGATATGCCATTGCAGATTAGGAGACAGTAGCTGGCAATTCATTGATTGGGTCAACCTACAGGGACATGGAGTTTCTCATCCTGCAAAAGGGATTTTACAGCCATGCTGGGAACACAATCTTTGGGTGGGTAATATCCAGGGGAAGGAGATGGGATTGAATGGTAGGGAGTTTGGTCCAACAGTAGCTATTCTTGTAAATCCACCATGGCTACTCCTGCCTCCAGTAGTTGATCTAGAAGTGTTGGAGAGACTACAGAAAGATAGGgagggtgttgatccatctgattTTTTAAAGAGACGTATAGATACTGTGTATCAGGATTTTGTGGCCATTTACACAGATGTTTCAAAAGATCCAAGGAGAAACGAGTCAATATAACTCATTAATTACAAATAGGAGTCACTGAGTCACAATAAGAGAGGCTGAGCATCCTCCCTTGCCCTACCTCATCATAATGCCAGAGATCTAGGACTGTTGCATCCTcagatccttctctctctctctatctcacacactaccagtcaaatgttttgacacacctacacattcaagggtttttctttattttttaaacaattttctacattgaagaataatagtgaagatatcaaaactatgaaatacacatggaatcatctaataaccaaaaaagtgttaaacaaattaaaatatattttagattcttcaaagtagccacgctttgccttgacaaatttgcacactcttggcatactCTTGCTTCATgcggaatacttttccaacagtcttgaatagttcccacatatgctgagcacttgttggcttccatcactctgtggtccaactcatcccaaaccatcccaattgggttgaagtctggtgattgtggaggccatgtcatctgatgcagcacttcatcactctccttggtcaaaaagcccttactcagcctggaggtgtgttgtgggtcattgtcctgttgaaaaataaatgatagtcccactaaccgaaagccagatgggatggtgtatcactgcagaatgctgttgtagccatgctggttaagtgtgccttgaattctaaataaatcacaggcattgtcaccagcaaagcaccccctcagaattacacctcctcctccatgcttcatggtgggaaccacacatgttgatatcatccgttcacctactctgcgtgtTACCAAGAGtcagaggttggaaccaaaaatctcaaatttggactcatcagaccaaaggacagagttccacctgtctaatgtccattgtttctgtttcttggcccaagcaaatctcttcttcttattggtgtcctttagtagtggtttctttgcagtagaTGCTATTCAGTATATTATATTAGTATATTATATTAGTCCTATTTTCTGTTATAAcatatgaaaagttattaatatcTCTGTGCTTTCAGCAAGCAAAGCACACTATTGTTATTGCTCatactttttattgtttattattcCTGACACTTTTTGGGACCTATTTCCTACAGTTTTACACTACATACACAATTCATACATCAAACTCCTGCAGAGCTGGATGCTGATGTGACATGCTGTGACTTCTTGGGGGGGATGTCTtctacatcctgaaatatatttagggggggggggggtgtttatcATTATTGTTGTTATCAAACTTAACAACCTACTTAACTTACAGTACACTCTGTACATTGCAATGGAAGCACAGTGTGATTTCACTAAGGTATGTATAAATTATGAAATTCTCATCACTAGTGGATATAATGTTGTTTTGGTAAACCCATTCAATTGTGTGATTTTCTTTTTCAAAGGAAAATACGCAGCAAATTAGGCGATGGTGGTGCCTAGTTCTCCTGCAGAACGTTCCCATGCCGTAAGTCTTGAACATTACAAAAACGTTTCATTTGCATCCTTAAAATCACTTGTTTCACTGTAGCCAGACTGACCTGAATATattgaatgtatgtaatgtatgtcatTCACTCACTAAGGTCTGAAGAAGAGAGGTTGAAAGATCAAAAAAGGTGGCAAAAACAAAGCACACTACAGGTAGGAGGTGtcatgatgagtggtatagtcttaaaccaatgtttaaagacttcaACCCCAGCCCTCTCCAATATATTTCAGGATGATGTAGAAGATGTCCCCCCCTCCAAGAAGTCACAGCATGTCACATCAGTATACAGCTCTGTAGGATCAGGTACTAGGTAATAAGGCTATTAGCTAAATTAAGGTGCATTCTTGTACACACATCCCAAGAGGTTCCCTTACATTACTTAATGACCACAATCTGTTTTCTTTCTAGACGATACTGAAAACAAAATGCACGGCGAACTGGGAGCTGTAAACTGGGTATGTAGTCTACTGTGTTTAAGGCTGAAGGCTTGATGCATGGCAAGATATAATAGTTGTGATAACTTGTTGAGTAGTTATAGATAAAACCCCTTTAGTAATAGGGGCTTTTGTTTGCATGGTGGTATTGTGAAAGTGGGGTGTAATTTGACTTGATCACCTAATGAGGCTCTACTCATATTTATTCTTCCTTTTTCTTCAAGGAAGCAGATGTTCTTCAAATTGACACCCCTAGAGGCAGCAAGGTGGTGCGAACGACAAAACATTTAAAGGCACCGTTTCCCTCCCAGGTGTAATTGGGATGGACGGGGAAGACCGCATTACAACCCTTAAAGAACTACAGTTGTATGATGGCCTGGATGAAGAGGAACATATTATCCTCTAGGAACCGTTCATGTTCCAGctacagagagatgatgagatgTTCTATGTGGAGGCAGTTGATGTTCTATGTGGAGGCAGTTGATGTTCTATGTGGAGGCAGTTGATGTTCTATGTGGAGGCAGTTGATGTTCTATGTGGAGGCAGTTGATGTTCTATGTGGAGGCAGTTGATGTTCTATGTGGAGGCAGTTGATATTCTATGTGGAGGCAGTTGACAACAAGAAAATGACTGTCTGCCTCTTTTGAGGAGTGGTCAAACTGTGTTTTTGTCTGCTGTGTTAATTGTTTCAATTGTTAATTGTGTTGTTTAGTAAAGATGACGTAGAAGTCACCCGAGTCTCTGATCTCTGTACTGGAGCTGGTATAACTTCATGTACAAAGCACATTCAGCTTGTCTGTATGGTATATTCTGTCACCATTTTCATGTGGAAAGTAAATAGCAGTATAAATCAGGACGGGTAGTATTTCAACAGTATGACAAGTCTGTTGTTCCCTGCAACAATATCAGTAGCTGGCCTCAAATATAGCATGAAGCAAAAAGCGTTACAACACATATGTTGGTACCACTTTATATAATATTTCTTATGATCTTCAAAAATGAAATACGTTTGTATTCAACGTGTGCCTTGCACAAACTTGTGTGTTTGTATTCAGTGTGGGACTGTCAAAACTCAGACGGACCAACAAAAAAGTGGGCGGGGTCAAACGTCGAGTCCGGCCCCAAACTGCACACTGCAGTCAGGGATACTTGGCGCAGACTAACATTCCAATTCAACGGGTCAGCACCTGACGTCATTCTCTTGGTAACAACGTGTGTTGTGGTTGCCGAGTTGTTTAATAGTGCAATCACAAAGTTTCATTGCAAATATGCCAAAAAAGAATGGAAAGAAAAGCGGAGATAAATCAACCAAAAAAGAGATCATTGGATTTGGAGACAAAACGTGTTTTGACGACGCATTGTCTGAAGGTGGAAAAGATTTCTACCGGTCGCAGATACGAGACTTGGAGGAACAATTGGAAAAGTGAGAGTTTTCATTGGGTGGTCCGCAAAGATAATTTCTATTCATATTTAGGCTAATCTCTGATCCTCTGAATAAGAAATAATGTTGCGAGTCAACACGCACTGACACCATCGGATTATTGTTGGAACAATATAACCATATAATGACAAAATAGAACCCATTGCCGTTATGAAAACTGCGGTGCATGTGCGTAAAATTGGCAATCAAACACGAATCAGTTAGGACTAATGCAAATCATAAAAATATGTGTTATTTACAAAATACTGCACATTAACGGTTAAAACAAAATACACCATAATAATATGAAACTAAATCATGAATATGAAACTAAATATTCCAATCAAGTTTCCATGACTGAATCCCACCATCATCCTATTTTCTCACTTCATATTTGCAGATATCAGCACAAATGTGATGAGTTGGAGGTGCAACAGAAGGACTTCTCCTCTCAGTATTTCACAGttgagaaggagaagaaagacatTGTGCTCTACCTGAAGCGCTCGCTGGCCCAGAAGGAGGATGAGCTCACAGACTTGTTGGAGAGACTGGTGGGACTGCAGCAGGCCAAGGATGCTGAGAAGGACTCCTTTGAGCTGCAGCTCAGTCAACTTCGCCAAGAGTTCCAGGAGAACAAGGACAAGCTCACCTCAGAGAACATGGTCCTTGGTAAGATACTAAGAACCTCGACACCATAACATTCCATCCACATGATCCACCACCAGACTTTTATTTAAAACCAGCTCTAAAATGTCTGatcatttacagttgaagttggacgtttacatacaccttcgccaaatacatttaaactcagtttttcacaattcctgacatttaatcctagtaaaaaatccctgtcctAGGTAAatgaggatcaccactttattttaagaatgtgaaatgtcagaataatagtagagagaatgatttatttcatcttttatttctttcatcacattcccacattccaagtttacatacactcaattagtatttggtagcattgcctttaaattgtttaacttgggtaaaacgtttcgggtatccttccacaagcttcccacaataagttgggtgaattttggcccattcctcctgacagagctggtgtaacagaatcaggtttgtaggcctccttgctcacacacactttttcagttctgcccacacattttctataggattgaggtcagggttttgtgatggtcactccaataccttgactttgttgtccttaaagccatttttccacaacttttgaagtatgcttggggtcattgtccatttggaagactattttgcgaccaagctttaacttcctgactgatgtcttgagatgttgcttcaatatatccacataattttcctttcctcatgatgccatctattttgtgaagtgcaccagtctctcttgcagcaaagcacccccacaacatgatgctgccacccccgtgcttcacggttgggatgttgttcttcggcttgcaagcatccccctttttcctccaaacataacgatggtcattatggccaaacagttctatttttgtttcattagaccagaggacatttctccaaaaagtacaatctttgtccccatgtgcagttacaaactgtagtctggcttttttatggcggttttggagcagtggcttcttccttgctgagcggtctttcaggctatgtcgatataggactcatttgattgtggatatagatacttttgtacctgtttcctccatcatcttcacatggtcctttgctgttgttctgggatggatttgcacttttcgcaccaaagtacgttcatctctaggagacagaacgcgtcttcttcctgagcggtatgacggctgtgtggtcccatggtgtttatacttgcgtactattgtttgtatagatgaacgtggtaccttcaggtgtttggaaattgctcccaaggatgaaccagacttgtggaggtctaccatttttttcagttgattttcccatgatgtcaagcaatgagtttgaaggtaggccttgaaatacatccacaggtacacctccaattgactcaaattatgtcaattagcctatcatacgtttctaaagccgtgacatcattttctggaattttccaagctattcaaagacacagtcaacttagtgtatgtaaacttctgacccactggaattgtgatacagtgaattataagtgaaataatctgtccataaacaattgttggaaaaattacatatgtcatgcacaaagtagatgtcctaacggaattgccaaaactatagtttgttaacaagcaaatttgtggagtggattgaaaaacaagttttaatgactccaatctaagtgtgtgtaaacttccgacttcaactgtaattgtaTTActcctatctccatccccatgcAGCGGGTAAGCTAGCAGCTCTCGAGGAGTTCCGTGTGCAAAAGGAGGAGCTGATGGCCCACTTGGAAGGCCTGGAGGAGCAGCTTGGGAAGCAGAGACAGGAGCACCACACAGTCATCTACAGCCTGGAGAGGAAGGCTGTGCTGGACAATGACAGGTCAATGTCATTATGTTAAGAAGCCATTTGTACACTATGATCTGGTCATGAGCTCCTGCTCATgctgtcctccctccctgcctcctctagACTAAAGAAGGAGATGCAGCAGCACGTGGCAGCGGTGGCAGCCGAGTTTCGGCGCGTGTCGGACAGGAAGATGCCAGAGACGACCATGAGGGCCATCCACGAGAATGTGTCTGTGACGGCCCAGCTTAGTCAGCTGTCAGACAAGAGCAAGCAGCTGCTGGAGGAGAACGAGGATCTGAGGGATAAAGAGAAGCATATCCGCAGAGAGATGGAGGTCCTGGAGCCCTTGTTCAACAAGATGACCCGTAAGAGCCTCAGCAACCAGAAGGTACTGTGGAGGGATAAGGGGTGAGAGCGATGATTGTCATGATTGTAAGCTTGCATGATTTTGGTCCACATGATAATGACAGGACCTGTCTGAAGCCTGATTTGATTGCTGACAGGTTACCctgctcttcctctctgctcctcttctcTTTTCATCAGGTGATCCATCAGCTCACAGAGAAGTGTAAGCAGATGCAGGCTGAGCTGGAAGAGTATGCTAGGGCTCAAGAGGAGCATCAACAACTGCAGAAGGATCATGTTGTACTGCTGGCAGAGATGCATGCCCTAAGGTCTGATGTTTCCATTCAGAATTCAAAAATACTCGAGTTCCTGTTTTGTACATCAGGGGTCCACAATTCTGGTCCTGGTAAACCGCAGTGTCTGCTGGTTTTGTTCCTTGTCATTCAGTGACTGTTCTCTGAGCAGTCAGTGTAATTTACTGATCAATGCCTTGGAGAAACCAAAACCAGCAGGACTGAGGCCCTGTACATGATTTAATTAGTATTTTGCCTGGCTAACTGACATTAATGTGTAACAATGATACAGTATATCTTATTCATGTCAAAGAAATAATAATTCATTCAGCCTGTGACTGTGACATTTAAATGTCAGGTGCTCCCCTAGTCAGTTTATTGTTACACGAAGGCCTCAAATGCCAGCGACGAGTGAGAGATATGTTCTCTCTATTGAATTTCAATGGAACTGCATGCATGGAACTTCCTGAAAAGTATGATTCCTGTCTTTTGTTTTTAACCCAATTGATATTGAAGAACTGAATTAGTAATTAACCCCAACCTTCTGGTTTGTTCCTACAGGCAGGTGCAGGCCTCTCtgttggaggagacagggaggaactGTGCCGAGGCAAACAGGCTGGGGAGAgcgctggaggaggagagggacgtgAGAGGACAACTGGAGACCATCCTACAGGCGGCTGCATTCGCCCTGAAACAGGCCCTCATGGTAAAGAAGTGCTAGGAATCAAAATCATAGCAGTGTAAACCAAAGgctttgctcacctgaggtagagtatctcatgataagctgtagaccacactatctaactagagagttttcatttgtattttttgtagctgtctacataccaccatagACTGATGCTAGCACTAAGACCGcaatgaatgagctgtattccgccaagcaaacaggaaaacgctcacccagaggcggcacaCCTAGTAGCCTGgggctttaatgcagggaaacttaaatctgtcttaccaaatttctatcagcatgttaaatgggcaaccagagggaaaacaactctggaccacctttactccacacacagagactcatacaaagctctccctcaccctcctttTGGTTTATCTGAccgtaattctatcctcctgattcttgcttacaagcaaaaattaaagcaggaagcaccagtgactcaatcaataaaaaagtggtcagatgaagcagattaaagctacaggactgttttgctaggatagactggaatatgttccgggattcctccaatggcattgaggagtacaccacatcagtcatttgcttcatcaataagtgcatcgatgacgtcgtccccacagtgaccgtacccccaaccagaagccatggattacaggcaacatccgcactgagctaaaggctagagctgccgctttcaaggagcgggactctaacccggaagctgataagaaatcctgctatgccctccaacgaaccatcaaacaagcaaagtgtcaatacaggactaagatcaaattgtactacactggctctgacgcttgttggatgtgtcagggcttgcaaactattacagactacaaagggaagcacagccgagagctgcccagtgacaccagcctaccagatgagctaaactacttctatgctcgattcgaggcaaataacactgaaacgtgcatgagagcaccagctgttccagaagactgtgtgatcacgcccACGCCCCGCCCCAGCCGATgtaaacctttaaacaggtcaacattcacaaggccgcagggctagacggattaccaggacgtgtactgtgcgagcatgcgctgaccaactggcaagtgtcttcactgacaattTCAACCTCACCCTGTCtgggtctgtaataccaacatgttttaagcagaccagcatagtccctgtgcccaagaacactacagtaacctgctaaatgactaccgatccgtagcactcaagtctgtagccatgaagtgctttgaaaggctggtcattgctcacatcaacaccattatcccagaaactccAGACCCACtgtaatttgcataccaccctgaCAGGTCCATagattatgcaatctctatttcactccacactgccctttcccatctggacaaaaggaacatctatgtgagaatgctattcattgactacagctcagcgttcaacaccatagtgccctcaaagctaatcaataagctaaggaccctgggactaaacacctccctctgcaactggatccaggtggtaagggtaggtaacaacacatccgctacattgatcctcaacacaggggcccctcaggggtacgtgctcagtcccctgctgtactccctgttcactcatgactgcactgccaagcacgactccaacaccatcattaagtttgccgatgacacaacagtggtaggcctgatcaatgacgagaaagcctatagggaggaggtcaggacaacaacctttccctcaacatgatcaagacaaaggagatgattgtggactacaggaaaaagaagaccgagcacacccccattctcatcgacggggctgtagtggagcaggttgagagcttgaaggtccttggtgtccacatcaccaacaaactaacatggtccaagcacaccaagacagtcatgaggagggcatgacaaaacctattccccctcaggagactgaaacgatttggcatgggtcctcagatcctcaaaaggttttacagctgcaccatcaagagcatcctgactagcTGCATCACTTCCTGGCATagaaactgctcggcctccgaccgcaaggcacgacagaggatagtgcgtacggcccagtacatcaccggggccaagcttcctgccatccaggacctctataccaggcggtgtcagaggaaggccctaaaaattgtcagactccagccaccctagtcattgactgttctctctgctactgcatagcaagcggtaccggagcgccaagtctaggtccaagaggcttctaaacagcttctgggtagccatttgattagatgttcatctgatcaaatggctacccagactgtttgcattgccccccctcccccttttacaccgctgatactctctgttgttatcatctatgcataatccatttaataactctacctacatgtacatattacctcaactaaccggtgcccccgcacattgactctgtaccggtacccccctctgtatatagtctcgctattgttattttactgctgctctttaattacttgttacctttatttcttattcttattcatatatttttttaaactgtattgttggttaggggctcgtaagtaagcatttccctgtaaggtctacacctgttgtatttggcgcatgggACTAATACGATTTGATCTAAAAAGGACTTAACTTATTTTTTCAATTGAGATTTTTTCtaaaattcactgaggatggttcTCCCCTTCCTCCACTGGTGTAAACATTGCATGCGTGTAGATAGTCTTCTATGTATTATAAACTGTTTCCTGACGCAATTATTGTGTCATTACATTGTAGTTATGAGTCAGAATTTTGTTACTTTAGTTATAAACACGTGTGTAAAATGTTTCCACATTGAGATGAGTAATTAACACTTGTGGTTAGATTTACCTCGCATTTGCTCACCAGTTGGAAATGTCACATTGCGATTAGTAGCACTAACGTAACTCCTTCGCCTATCCTAACAGGAGGTGCCTAAAGAGGAGGACTCTGAGGTGAAGACTCTGGTCCGGAGGAACCAAATGATGCAGAAGCTGTTGGCTGTGTTGGACAGTGCTGCTCTGTTGGGGAAAGGGCCTGCCATGAAGGACTTCATCCCAGAGGGAGACTCCCTCCACGAGCTCAAGACCGGCCCTGGCCCAGGAAGGTACTGGAGGCTGCCTACATACTGCCTTCCTCTCATCTAATGCTAGTGTAGAAGATGTGAGCTAGTGCACTAGTAACCATTGTGCAGGTTTACTCTGTACATTAGCACAGTCTTGGAGAAAGCTGTCAATACAGAACTACAGCATCATAATTATTCCATAACAATTactgtttatttttttatgttgCAAGAGCTAGTACATTGTTGCCATATGGTATGATTATCAAGAAGCTCAAGATTCACTACATGGTCAACAtcatccaacatctcattccaaaataatgaccattaatatggagttggccctcactttgctactataacagcctccactcttctgggaaggctttccactagatgttggaacattgctgcggggacttgcttccattcagccacaagaacattagtgaggtcgggcacagaTGTTAGGCTCGCAGTCGGCACTCCAATTCATCCCTAAGGTGTTCGAtacgatgggattgaggtcagggctctgtgcaggccagtcaagtttttgcacaccgatctcgacaaaccatttctgtatggagccCACTTGtccacgggggcattgtcatgctgaaacaggaaagggccttcctcaaactattgccacaaagcacagaatagtctagaatgtcattgtatgatggcgttaagatttcccttcactggaactaaaggtcccaaaccatgaaaaacaaccccataccattattcctcctcccccaaactttacatttggcactatgcattggggtaggtagcgttctcctggcatctgccaaacccaaatTCGTCCATCggtctgccagatggtgaagtatgattcatcactccagagaatgcgtttccactgctccagagtccattgtcggcgagctttacaccactccagccgtcgtttgtcattgcacatggtgatcgtAGGCTTGTGTCCAGCTGCTcggctatggaaacccatttcatgaagctcccgacgaacagttcttgtgctgacgttgcttccagaggcagtttggaactcggtagtgagtgttgcaaccgagtacAGACAATTTTAAGCGGTccgtgcttcagcactcagcagtcctgttctgtgagcttatgtggcctaccacttcgcggctgagctgttgttgtgcctagacatttccacttcacaataacagcaagttagtgttgaccagggcagctctagcagggcagaaatgtgttgaactgacttgttggaaaggtggcatcctatgacggtaccacattgaaagtcactgagctcttcagtaaggccatgcaactgccaatgtttgtctatggagattgcatggcatgtgcttgattttatacacctgtcagcaacggttgtggctaaaatagccaaatccaccaaTTTTGAaaaagtgtccacatacttttgtatatacagtgccttgcgaaagtattcggcccccttgaactttgcgaccttttgccacatttcaggcttcaaacataaagatataaaactgtatttttttgtgaagaatcaacaacaagtgggacacaatcatgaagtggaacgacatttattggatatttcaaacttttttaacaaatcaaaaactgaaaaattgggcgtgcaaaattattcagcccccttaagttaatactttgtagcgccaccttttgctgcgattacagctgtaagtcgcttggggtatgtctctatcagttttgcacatcgagagactgacattttttcccattcctccttgcaaaacagctcgagctcagtgaggttggatggagagcatttgtgaacagcagttttcagttctttccacagattctcgattggattcaggtctggactttgacttggccattctaacacctggatatgtttatttttgaaccattccattgtagattttgctttatgttttggatcattgtcttgttggaagacaaatctccgtcccagtctcaggtcttttgcagactccatcaggtttacttccagaatggtcctgtatttggctccatccatcaattttaaccatcttccctgtccctgctgaagaaaagcaggcccaaaccatgatgctgccaccaccatgtttgacagtggggatgatgtgttcagggtgatgagctgtgttgcttttacgccaaacataacgttttgcattgttgccaaaaagttcaattttggtttcatctgaccagagcaccttcttccacatgtttggtgtgtctcccaggtggcttgtggcaaactttaaacgacactttttatggatatctttaagaaatggctttcttcttgccactcttccataaaggccagatttgtgcaatatatgactgattgttgtcctatggacagagtctcccacatcagctgtagatctctgcagttcatccagagtgatcatgggcctcttggctgcatctctgatcagtcttctccttgtatgagctgaaagtttagagggacggctaggtcttggtagatttgcagtggtctgatactccttccatttcaatattatcgcttgcacagtgct includes:
- the cfap157 gene encoding cilia- and flagella-associated protein 157 isoform X1 yields the protein MPKKNGKKSGDKSTKKEIIGFGDKTCFDDALSEGGKDFYRSQIRDLEEQLEKYQHKCDELEVQQKDFSSQYFTVEKEKKDIVLYLKRSLAQKEDELTDLLERLVGLQQAKDAEKDSFELQLSQLRQEFQENKDKLTSENMVLAGKLAALEEFRVQKEELMAHLEGLEEQLGKQRQEHHTVIYSLERKAVLDNDRLKKEMQQHVAAVAAEFRRVSDRKMPETTMRAIHENVSVTAQLSQLSDKSKQLLEENEDLRDKEKHIRREMEVLEPLFNKMTRKSLSNQKVIHQLTEKCKQMQAELEEYARAQEEHQQLQKDHVVLLAEMHALRQVQASLLEETGRNCAEANRLGRALEEERDVRGQLETILQAAAFALKQALMEVPKEEDSEVKTLVRRNQMMQKLLAVLDSAALLGKGPAMKDFIPEGDSLHELKTGPGPGRSSGLIGPLLKDTTQLSHFKTGDLGLVPRRTHNYNNILSKMGPLSKSTRLQLHRKVSPPQKRTSPSKPSGPAPPFRDPPRGSLLSPHRPSPTRGSAAEPILR
- the cfap157 gene encoding cilia- and flagella-associated protein 157 isoform X2, which produces MPKKNGKKSGDKSTKKEIIGFGDKTCFDDALSEGGKDFYRSQIRDLEEQLEKYQHKCDELEVQQKDFSSQYFTVEKEKKDIVLYLKRSLAQKEDELTDLLERLVGLQQAKDAEKDSFELQLSQLRQEFQENKDKLTSENMVLAGKLAALEEFRVQKEELMAHLEGLEEQLGKQRQEHHTVIYSLERKAVLDNDRLKKEMQQHVAAVAAEFRRVSDRKMPETTMRAIHENVSVTAQLSQLSDKSKQLLEENEDLRDKEKHIRREMEVLEPLFNKMTRKSLSNQKVIHQLTEKCKQMQAELEEYARAQEEHQQLQKDHVVLLAEMHALRQVQASLLEETGRNCAEANRLGRALEEERDVRGQLETILQAAAFALKQALMEVPKEEDSEVKTLVRRNQMMQKLLAVLDSAALLGKGPAMKDFIPEGDSLHELKTGPGPGRSSGLIGPLLKDTTQLSHFKTGDLGLVPRRTHNYNNILSKMGPLSKSTRLQLHSLTTTEEDQPIQTLWSSSSIQGPSQREPAFPPQALSNQGQRR